TTCCTCCCTGCTCCCCTCCCAACTCAGCCATGGCTGTCTAGAAAAAAGCTTCTGACGTtttctctctggaaaccctgaagGTACCCTGGTTGGGCTCTCACTGCTTCTCATATTCACATCTGCTTGTTCTAGCTGGTCATGGATGAGGGGCTCTGAGCCCTCTGCTCAATCATTCACATCAAGATCAAATTCTGGATACAACTCTTTGGTGGTGACACCTTGGATCACAGCTGAAAGAAAAGGGAGGGAATGTGGCTAAAGCCCTGTCCCCAGTGTCACTGCCCTCACCAATCCATTACCGATACTTGTGGCTTCAAGTCAGTGCCCATACATGCACCTTCTTTCTCCCCTAGTTGACTAAGATAAGGTCCTTGCTGCTCCTTACAGGCCTCTCCCTGCCTGGCTACCCTAAAATAACAGCTCACATCTGAGCTCCTACACGTGCCAGGCACTGCGGTTAACGCTTGACCTGCAAGGACTCACTAAACCCTCACCTCATTTTGCAGGGGAGTGAAATGTAGCTCCCCTATAATCCATTCTCCACATAGAACAGCTAAAGTCATCTGCCTGAAAAACTGGATCTTATCCCATCCCTGCTGAAAAACCCTGACTCCTTAGCATGCCCATGTACGAAGCCTTGCCCATTCGGAGCCTCTGTGATGCTGTTCCTCCTGCTGTTCTCCCTCAAacacccttcctttcttccttccttcccataGAAGAGTTCTCAGAGGTCTTCCCCCGCCACCTGCTTATACCTCCATTTCTATCCCTTGTTTCCTTCATAGCACTCAAATTTATAATTAATTAGTTTGTGTTCATCTACTTATTGACCAGCCACGCCCCCACTCCCACCATGAAAACCGAAGAGTCTGGTTCATCCAAGTGTTTCCAGCACACTGTAGAGTGCCAGGCACAGAGCAGGTGctcaatatttgctgaataaatgaaagagGTGAGGTTGCTTGCTCCAGATCCTGAACTGGGTTCCAATAACAGAGCTTATGTTCTTAGGCACTAGGCAACACTCCCCTCACATTCCTTTCTCCTTGGATCCTTGTCAACCTCTTCTCTTCATCCATctgtatttccttccttctgttttcttctcCTCCTCTGGGACCCATTCCCCAATGGAACAGATAGAGAAGCCCTCCCTGCCATGGAATCCTGGATGCTGACAGGCATTTCTGGAATGActgctaaaacaaatgcagttgGACAGACAGCCCTACCTCTGAACACTATACCAAATGAATACCAGAATGCCCACCAAGTTGAGCTAGTTGATGGCGCTGAAAGGCTTTTATGAGGCTATCTACACATTTCCTTATCTCCAAGGTGTCTGTGCCTGGGTTTAACCCTCGCATAGTGATATTTTTGTTCAAATACCACTATGAGCCACAAATGGTCACCCTTGCCTTTTCTACCTCTTTAGCAAGTCAGCCACTTGAGGCAAAGATGGTGTCTCAGGCACTCTGGGGGAGCCCATGCTCAGACCTGTCTGCAGCTCCAAAGCAGGCTCTGTACTTGGGAAAAGCAACCCAGGAAAACAGATAAGAGTTATATACCTGTGGGTGGTCAAGGAGGGCAGGGGCTGGTAAGAAGAGGAGTAACGGGGCATGCAGGGAGTGGGGCAGCTGAGACAGGTGAGAGAGTTGGCAAGTGAAAAGGCCCAGGAGCAAAATCTAGTCATCCTTTGGGAGTGGGGACTCCCTCCAAGCTCAGGTTGCTCCTCTGGAGTCCTGCTGCTCACCTAGTTTTCCCAGCAGCATCTGGCCTACATCTTTGATGTCATTATACTCGTGGAGCTGGGAGATATGGTCCTCCAGTTCATCCACACTGTAGCCTCTGGGGAGAGGGATAGAGAGAGATCCCTTAAGAAAGGGGATGATGACCTAAGGCTCAGGCAGTAATGAGGCATCTGTTTAACAAATATTCACTAAAGACCTACTAGGTACTAGGGACCGGAGATATAGTAATGACAAGACAGGCTCTGCCCTCATGAAACTTACAGTAGGGCAGGGTATCTGCCTAGTCTCTCACTCCTGGCAAATGCTCCCTGTACCCTTATGCTCCCCAGCAATATTGGTACTATATGACCCTGACCACAGCTGAGTGGCTCACAGATGGGCACGTGATCCAAGCTGGCTAGTCAGATTCCCTCAAATGTGAAGTGCAGATTCAAAGACTGCTCAGTCTCTACCATGCGGCTGGAGAAAGGTGTATGGGAAAAGCCAGGAGCTATGGAAAAGCCAGTTTCCTCAATGCACTGAAAACCACACCTGTAGAGAAAGAATAGAGCCTGTGTGCAGACGGGGCAGAGAATATGGGCCCTAGAGAGAGACTGGGAGAGTGACTGCCTTCACTCCTGATTGCTTTCCAGGTCCAAGGTCCAGGACTCCCACCCCCTGAGGCCTGACAGCCTTCCTTCCTGAAAGGCCACTGAGACACCCTGAATGCAGTGACACAGTCTTGTTTTTACACTAAACCAGTATGACCGGGTTTCAGTTACTAGACACTAATCAAAGTTATCTCTTAACCATGTCAAGGAACTCAACAAGACATACTCAGATATTAATTGAGAGATCTCCTTGTCCAGCACGTCCCTCTTCTCCTTCAGTTTCTGAATGTCAAGCTGCTGAGAATCCTCACTGGCCCCATTGGCCTGGCCAGACTTGGGAGATGGCCGCTGAGTGGCAGAAAAAGTCATTAGCTGGACTGACCAATTATCCATGATTCAGAACCTACAAGTTGTCCCCTAATAGCACCTCTTTTCCTTCTGCCTTGGTAATAGGAGGCTCCATCCCTTCTGAATAAGACTAcgtttcccagcctcccttggaATTAGGTGTGGCCCTATGATTAAGTCCTGGCAAGTGGAATATAATCAGAAAGAGTGTGTGTAACTTCTGGGAAACTTCTCTTCAAGGGAGAGAGCGTGCCTTCCTCTGGCCTGTCCTCCTTCCTGGCATGTGGGTGTAATGCTGGAGCTGAACAGCTATCTTGAATGATGAGATAAAAGCTACATTTTGAGAAGTGGAAAACAGGATAGAGGCCTGGGTCCCTGATgattgtttaagccactgttattTGGAGTTTTCTTTTACAAACCCAATCCTAATAGACTCACCCTGGCCCCCAATCTGACCCTAGAGGATCTGCTTCAGGACATCTTTTTGGGTTCTCCTTTCAAGTCGGCTATGTCACTGGATTTATAATCTCATAACAAAACACTTCCTTGGGGCTACAGCTCATTTTTGCCCTTCTCGCCTCTAAAAGCTTCAAAGGCCATTGCCTGGTACATGGCTAATCTTCAGGAAATACACATTGGATGAACTATCTACACATGACACAAGAAAAGATCGAGGAAGACATGGTTCCTGTTCTTATGTCAGTGGCTTTTAACAAGTCAGTTAACAAATATTGAGTGAGCAAACAAATATTGACTGAGCACTATCTGCCAGGCACTGGGATAGACTCTCAGCTCAGCAATGGATAAGGTGTCAAACCTGGCTCCTGGCTTCATGGAACGTATAGCCCAGCCTCAAATATAAAACACCCAATTATGCTTTTCCTCCAGCTATCTCCATTTTGTATTAAGCTCTGCTCACATGCCACCTCAACAGAAAGGCTTTCCCTGACCACCCTGTCTAAAATGGTAACTCCTCAATCATTCCCTATCCCTTTGCCATCATTTTCAATAGCATTCATCACTAACGGACATATACATttcaccattattattattattattaccattgtcTGCCTCACTGAagtgtaaactccatgagggcaaggactCTGTTCTGTTCACTTCTGATTTCAGTGTCTAcaatagtgcctagcacatagtagaaattcaatatttatcaaatgaatgagtgaatgaaaaatAACTAACCAACTAATTACAAGTGTGAAAAGAGCTCTGAAATTGAAGTTGAAGTACAGGGTGCTAAGGGAATGTTTAACAGGACAACCAGGAGTGGCTAGGTGTCTCTGAGAAGCTGAACCCTAAAGGATGAGTAGGCATTAACCTGGCAAAAAGATAAAGTATTCCAGACAGAAGGGACAGTAGATTCAAAGGTCCTAAGGCAAGAGAGAACACAATGTATTTCAGGGAATGAGAGTGGTTTCAGTAGGGTAGAATGGGATAAGTGAGGGTTTAGTGGTGTGAAAAAGAACAATTATAATCAACTGTGCTGTTAGAAAAGAGGAGAGATAGAGCCCACTTCGAGAACCTGGGGTGCCACTGACAGACACGAGATGGCTGGAGAGGGCACTGGTTTATGGTTCTGGTTAAGATGCAGAGTATGGTTTCAGACTTGGTAAGTGGAAAGGCAGAGATATCCTGCAGACAGCTTTAAGTATCCAAAGAGAGGCCAGGGCTGGAGAAAGAGATGGGAGAGTCATCTGCACTGGGGAGAGCTGAAGGTGTGGGAGTGAGATCTTTGAATGAGTGTGCAAAATAAGAACACAGGGAAGATGGCAGAACCATGAGAAAAGGCTCACATTTATATAAAGAGCAGCAGGAGGCAGATAAGCCAGTCAAGAGGGCAAAGAAAAACTGAGGAAGAAGATCAAGACAATGGACCTTCAAAGAGGCCCAAAGAGAGAAAGCAAAAGGTATCAGTAAAGGGTACAGGTTCTGGAGTGAGACTGCTTCAGTTCAGACCCCCACCTCTGCCACTCTCTGACTGTGAGACTCAAGTTCTCTAGATCTCAgagtcctcacctgtaaaatggggactgAGAACAGCGCCTGCCTCAAAGATTGTTGACAGGATTCAGTGAGATGATGTATGTAAAGCAAGCTGATTGGAACAAAGTGAATGCTAATAAAgacttgtttttaaaaaagaaaggaataaatCAATATGAATAAGAACAGCATGCTAGGCAGTCAAGAATCACAGGGAACACAAAGACTGATGTGAATTTCTCTGAGAAAAAACAATACCAACATACCCCCTCCGCAAGAAGCTCAGTCAATCACTGTTTTTGGCAAACTCACGACTACCCACCCATGTCATCTGGGCTAACTCCATCTTGTCCTTCAGGCCTTGCCTCTGACCTCACCACCTCTGGGGTGCTTTCCTTGTGCCCCGCCTCGAGTCCGGGCTACCCCTCACAGACCTGTGCTCAGACTGTCCTGGAACTCTGCCTGTTCATTCTCCTCAGCCTGTGGCTCCAGGAAGGCAGGCACACACCTGCAACCCCTGTGCCCAGCTTGAAGAAGATGCTTAACAAACGAACACCAACTCTTTCACCATTTAACTTGAAAGTGGTGGTAACCCCATGGTGGAGAGTGAGGGAAGAAGTAGTTTGCCAGAGTACTAAAGGAATTGACAAGAGTCAACCTCAGCGTTTTCCCGACTGGAGAGTTCTGGGCGTTTAAAAGCTGGGGTCGGTGAGATACCCGGTGCGGGAGAGTTAAAAATGCATCTGAGGAGGCAGGGGGAGGGTAGCGGGGGTGGAATTTCAAGCAGAGGATTTGGCCTCCAACAAGGCAGGGAACTGCTTCTTCTTCTAAGCTTGGGGGACAGGAGGAAAAAGATAGGTGCAGGGGTGAGAAGCTCAGGGATCGAGAAACGATCTGGAGTTTCTCAGGAGGCCAGCTGGGGGAATACCTAGAAGAGGGCTGAAGGTGGATCAGCTGCTGTTGGGGATGGAGAGGAGGTCTGGGAGCAGCCGCGACTTACACGGTGGAGGGAAGAGCGAGGTGTGGGTGTGTGAGGCTGGGCGGGCGGGGCACAAACATACTCACAGGGGATCGGAAGGCCCCGCGGCAACTTTTGGAGAGTCCGGGTTGAGTCCTGGTGAGGAAACCGAGAGAAGGCTGGTTGGGCCTGGGGTCGGCTGTGGGAAATAATGGGTAACGTGGGGTGTGGGGGGAGGAACAGTTGCGAAGTTGGAGCGACCGGGACCGGATCCAGCCGTAGTGGGTGGAGATGGATCCCAGGATTAGGGTAGGTACCCTCGGGAAAGGGGGGGTTCTGATGGGTGGGTAAATGTCTGGACCATTGGTTGGGTTCTTTGGAGATGGTGTGTGGTCGAACGGGGGGGGTTTGAGGGGACGAGAAAGTCTAGGGCAGAGTTGTGAGGAGTTAGGAAAGTATCCGCTTCTGTCCGCTCCTCGCCCACCTCCTGAGCCCTGGGGTCCCGGGCCCCCGTTTCGAGGGGGTCTGCAGTACAGGAGAGTCCAGGATGAAGATCAAAAAGAAAACCGTGATGGCGGTCAGAAACGGTTGCAAAGCCAGCTGCGCGCGCacccggggggcggggggaatcaAGTCCCGCCCCAAGTGGGAGGAGCCAGAGGGTGCGCGTGCTGCTTTCATTGTGACCCCCACATCTACCCCGGCTCGCGGAAGCTTTGGCCACGCCCCCTTCGCTTTCATCTTTCTCATTACCCAATGGGCTGGGAGCATTTAGGCCACACCCACATTCTAGCTGCCTATTTAAGCCCTGGTCCCGCCCTGCCCTGGCTCAGTCACAAAACTGCGCGGTAACCTCCGGAAGTAATTCCGCGTTGGTTGCCGGGACTGATGATGTGGCCCCGATTTACCCCGCCCCTTGTCGCTATGTCGGAAGAAACCCGACAGAGCAAATTGGCCGCGGCCAAGAAAAAGGTAAAACGCTCCGGGTCGCGGTTCCCTGACCCAGCCCGAGGTCCCACCGACGACCGCACCGTGGCCAAGAGTCTGCTGCCCCGAGACACACTGGGCGAGCCCCTCGGCGCCCCTTGGCGACCCCTCCAGTCCTCTCAGCCAGTCCCGCCCCCTCTATTGCCTAGCACCCGCCTTCGCCCGTCGCTCCCGGGTGACTTTGAGCCGGTGACCCCcgggccccccccccccccgccgggCGCAGCCCTCGCCTCCTGCCACCCAGAACCAGGCCTTCTTGGGCTCCCGGTCTCCTGGGACCTCAGTCCGGGTCCTGcgtttccctcccccctcccaccgCTCCGGCGTCGGTAAGGAGAGGTGGAATGTAGTTACGTCACAGTTCCCTTCGGAACTGTCATTACTGCCGAGACCAGCCTTTGATCTTCCGACCCAGTCCCCTAGTGTCTTCACCCCTTTCGGTTTCTTTGGTTGTGGGGCAAATTTCTAGTTGGAAGGGGACACGGGACTACGGGAACTAGGATGGAGGGGTTTCACGCTCCCTTGCTATGGGCTGTACCGCATCCTTAGACATTGACAGCATGAAAAACGTACACCTCACCAAAGATCTCTAAACATTTACATTGCTGGGTGACAGTGGGGAgaagtgtttggtttggttttctctcAGGTTTCTGCTCTCCAGAGAgactttcagatttttttttttttctgtattctctaccTCACAGTCTGATTCCCTGTGATTCTGGGATCAGAATCACCCTCAATCAGTGCTCTCTGGAGTCAAATCTGCTTATCTTCTGTAGAACAGATCCTGGGAAACTGAACTTCATAAGTGGGAATCTTTCCAAATCATCTTCTCAACGTGGGGTGCTCTGAGGAGTGCTTGGGGTATGAAAAGCCACAGGATAATTATGGGACATCTTTCTGAAGCATCAGTTTTGCTTGGTTCTCTTGAAAGAAAATCATTTTGTATTAATGTACTTAGGatgacatttgtaaacatttgTAAGATTATAATGGAATCCTCCCTGAAATGAGGTTTGAGTTGTTCTCTTTCTGTTATGCTCGCAGATTCACTAGGGGTGTGCCTTTACTTTCTTGTGCCATGAGATACATTGATGGAAAAGTACTGACCTGactatctaataaaaaaaaaaaaaaaatctaatagatGGGGAAAAAAGGACCCCGATGGCTGATTTCTAAAGCACACAATGTACTGTTCTTGCCcgtttaatgtttatttttccaGCTCTACCTCTGGTTTTGCCCCCTGACAGCTACTGATTCAAAGCAAAACCTGAGCTTGAAGTAAGAAGACTTAGTTGAAATTTCatgattgccttttttttttttggccatgttatcaatcATTTGGCCTTTTTGCATCCATTCCTTCAGTCATTGAATGAAAGTTATAGCACCTTGTAGGGTTGTTGGTGGCATTAAATCAGATGGCATATAAAGAgtactttgtaaactgtaaacCCAGACCCAGTTCCATAAACTGTAAAGTAGGATGTAAATACAGAGGCTTATAGTTCTCACGAgcattacttttttttgtttttgcagttGAAGGAATTCCAGCAAAGGAACAACACTAGTGTTCCTGCAGGAGCGAAGAAGAAACGGAAGATCAGAAATGACGGTAGCCCCAAGACAACaacttctggtggttgccagccATCTGAGGATGTGAGTCTTGGCTGACCCAGCTCCTGGGGGTAGGGGTGTTGAAGTAGAGGGTAGTGGCTTGGA
This DNA window, taken from Loxodonta africana isolate mLoxAfr1 chromosome 9, mLoxAfr1.hap2, whole genome shotgun sequence, encodes the following:
- the SWI5 gene encoding DNA repair protein SWI5 homolog yields the protein MKAARAPSGSSHLGRDLIPPAPRVRAQLALQPFLTAITVFFLIFILDSPVLQTPSKRGPGTPGLRRTQPGLSKSCRGAFRSPRPSPKSGQANGASEDSQQLDIQKLKEKRDVLDKEISQLISEGYSVDELEDHISQLHEYNDIKDVGQMLLGKLAVIQGVTTKELYPEFDLDVND